In a genomic window of Flavobacterium lipolyticum:
- a CDS encoding YbaB/EbfC family nucleoid-associated protein: MDLMGMMGKLKETQQKIEDTKKRLDTVLIDEQSADGLLKITLTANRKVKSISIDDSLLEDKEQLEDYLIVTLNKAIEKATSVNERELDAVAKMDMPMIPGMDNLFK; this comes from the coding sequence ATGGATTTAATGGGAATGATGGGTAAACTTAAAGAAACCCAGCAAAAAATTGAAGATACAAAAAAACGTTTAGACACCGTTTTGATTGATGAACAAAGCGCTGACGGATTATTAAAAATAACATTAACAGCCAATAGAAAAGTAAAATCAATCAGTATTGATGATTCTTTATTGGAAGATAAAGAACAACTTGAAGACTACCTTATTGTAACTCTGAATAAAGCAATAGAAAAAGCAACAAGCGTAAACGAAAGAGAATTGGATGCCGTTGCCAAAATGGATATGCCAATGATTCCGGGAATGGATAATCTTTTTAAATAA
- a CDS encoding S9 family peptidase, which translates to MKKLIWFCCVYSIFAASYLKTNAQSMQNDIVAPIAKEVPKSLKKHKETRVDNYFWLNDRENPEVIDYLNQENAYYQSMTSHTKGLQEDLYEEMKGRIKEDDSSVPYFYNGYYYITRFETGQDYPIFARKKGSLSAAEEILFNCNELAKGHAYFKLGGLSISPDNKLASFGVDIVGRRIYTIQFKNLETGEILPDKIENATGGSVWANDNKTVFYTKQDQVTLRADKIFRHKLHTVATEDVLVFNETDDTFNVSVSKEKSRKYIVIGSGSTLTTEYRILNSDNPDGEFEVFQTRVRGLEYSISHYEDSFYILTNKDKATNFKLMKTPENKTGKRNWVDLIPHREDVLLEDIEIFKNYLVVEERSNGLNHIRIMPWNGEPDYYLPFGSETYNAYTTTNVDFDTDILRYSYQSLATPSSVIDFNMKTKTKEVLKEQEVLGGKFDKENYIEERVWAIARDGVKVPISMIYRKGLEKNGKNPLLLYAYGSYGITMDTYFSSTRLSLLDRGFVYAIAHIRGGEDLGRQWYEDGKLLKKKNTFTDFIDCSKFVINEKFTSSKHLYAEGGSAGGLLMGVISNEAPELYNGIIAQVPFVDVITTMLDDSIPLTTGEYDEWGNPNNKKYYDYMLSYSPYDNVKAQNYPNMYVSTGLHDSQVQYWEPAKWVAKLRNLKTNNNLLFLDTNMDAGHGGASGRFEALKDLAKEFSFLLDLEKIKS; encoded by the coding sequence ATGAAAAAATTAATTTGGTTCTGTTGTGTTTATAGTATTTTTGCTGCTTCGTATTTAAAAACTAATGCTCAATCAATGCAAAACGATATAGTGGCCCCAATAGCCAAAGAAGTTCCAAAATCACTAAAAAAACATAAAGAAACCAGAGTCGATAATTATTTCTGGTTAAATGATCGCGAAAATCCTGAGGTAATTGATTATCTGAATCAGGAAAATGCCTATTACCAGAGTATGACTTCGCATACAAAAGGGCTTCAGGAAGATTTGTATGAAGAAATGAAAGGAAGAATTAAAGAAGATGATTCCTCTGTTCCTTATTTTTACAACGGATATTATTACATCACCCGTTTTGAGACAGGTCAGGATTATCCGATTTTTGCCAGAAAAAAAGGCAGCCTTTCAGCAGCTGAAGAAATTTTATTCAATTGTAATGAACTGGCAAAAGGACATGCTTATTTTAAATTAGGAGGTTTAAGTATTAGCCCTGATAATAAATTGGCAAGTTTCGGAGTTGATATTGTAGGAAGAAGAATTTACACGATTCAGTTTAAAAACTTAGAAACGGGAGAAATTTTACCCGATAAAATCGAAAATGCAACCGGAGGATCGGTTTGGGCTAATGATAATAAAACTGTTTTTTATACCAAACAAGACCAGGTAACTTTAAGAGCGGATAAAATTTTCAGACACAAATTACATACAGTTGCTACAGAGGATGTTTTGGTTTTTAATGAAACTGATGACACCTTTAATGTTTCTGTCAGCAAAGAGAAATCAAGAAAATATATTGTAATTGGCTCCGGAAGTACCTTAACTACAGAATACAGAATTTTGAATTCTGATAACCCGGATGGGGAGTTTGAAGTGTTTCAGACCCGTGTTCGCGGGCTGGAGTACAGTATTTCGCATTATGAAGATTCGTTTTATATTTTGACTAATAAAGACAAGGCAACTAACTTCAAACTGATGAAAACTCCTGAAAATAAAACAGGAAAAAGGAATTGGGTAGATCTTATTCCGCATCGTGAAGATGTTTTATTGGAAGATATTGAAATTTTTAAGAACTATTTAGTGGTGGAAGAACGCTCAAATGGTTTGAATCACATTCGCATTATGCCGTGGAATGGTGAACCCGATTATTATTTGCCTTTTGGCAGCGAAACGTATAACGCCTACACCACAACAAATGTTGATTTTGATACGGATATTTTGCGTTACAGTTACCAATCTTTGGCAACGCCATCTTCTGTGATCGATTTCAATATGAAGACAAAAACCAAAGAAGTTTTAAAAGAGCAAGAGGTTTTAGGAGGGAAATTTGATAAAGAAAATTATATCGAAGAGCGTGTTTGGGCGATAGCCAGAGATGGTGTTAAAGTGCCTATTTCGATGATTTACAGAAAAGGATTGGAAAAAAACGGTAAAAATCCGTTACTTCTTTATGCTTATGGTTCTTACGGAATCACAATGGATACTTATTTTTCTTCTACAAGACTTTCATTACTGGATCGTGGTTTTGTTTATGCAATTGCTCATATCAGAGGAGGAGAAGATTTAGGCAGACAATGGTATGAAGATGGAAAACTGTTAAAAAAGAAAAATACCTTTACAGATTTCATCGATTGCTCTAAATTTGTAATTAACGAAAAATTTACTTCTTCTAAACATTTGTATGCAGAAGGAGGATCAGCCGGAGGACTTTTAATGGGAGTTATCTCAAATGAAGCACCGGAACTGTATAACGGAATAATCGCTCAGGTGCCTTTTGTAGATGTTATTACCACAATGCTGGACGACAGTATTCCGTTGACCACAGGAGAATATGATGAATGGGGAAATCCCAATAATAAAAAATATTACGATTATATGTTATCGTACTCGCCGTATGATAATGTAAAAGCTCAAAATTATCCTAATATGTATGTTTCTACCGGATTGCATGATTCGCAGGTGCAATATTGGGAACCTGCCAAATGGGTTGCCAAATTGAGAAACTTAAAAACAAATAACAATTTATTGTTTTTAGACACCAATATGGATGCCGGACATGGTGGGGCTTCGGGACGTTTTGAGGCTTTAAAAGACTTAGCAAAGGAATTTAGTTTTTTATTAGATTTAGAAAAAATTAAAAGCTAA
- a CDS encoding PLP-dependent cysteine synthase family protein: protein MKEEINAYNNVLELIGNTPLIKLNKITEELEGNFYAKVEAFNPGHSSKDRIALYILEEAEKRGILSPGDTIIETTSGNTGFSLAMVSIIKGYNCILAVSSKSSKDKIDMLRSLGAKVYVCPAHVSADDERSYYNVAKRLHEETKGSVYINQYFNQLNIDAHYNSTGPEIWEQTKGKITHLIACSGTGGTISGTAKFLKEKNPNIRILGVDAFGSVLKKYHETKEFDNKEIYPYRIEGLGKNLIPSATDFDIIDKFMKVTDEESAHSAREITRKEGLFVGYTSGAVMQAIKQYAEEGEFTKDSNIIAIFPDHGSRYMSKVFSDDWMNEQGFFDSVNEEEVQKIEFVK, encoded by the coding sequence ATGAAAGAAGAAATAAACGCTTATAATAATGTTTTAGAATTAATAGGCAATACCCCCCTTATTAAACTAAATAAAATCACCGAAGAGTTAGAAGGCAATTTCTACGCAAAGGTAGAAGCTTTTAATCCAGGACATTCCTCAAAAGATAGAATAGCGTTATACATTCTTGAAGAGGCCGAAAAAAGAGGTATTCTGTCGCCAGGTGATACCATAATCGAAACGACATCCGGTAATACAGGTTTTAGTTTGGCTATGGTAAGCATTATAAAAGGTTATAATTGTATTTTGGCAGTAAGTTCAAAGTCATCGAAAGATAAAATTGACATGTTGAGGAGTTTAGGGGCTAAAGTTTATGTATGCCCGGCTCACGTTTCAGCAGATGATGAAAGATCATACTATAATGTAGCGAAACGTTTACACGAAGAAACAAAAGGTTCTGTATACATTAATCAATACTTTAATCAGTTGAATATTGATGCGCATTACAACTCTACCGGACCAGAAATCTGGGAACAGACCAAAGGAAAAATTACGCATCTTATTGCCTGCAGCGGAACAGGAGGAACGATCTCAGGAACTGCAAAATTCTTAAAAGAGAAAAATCCAAATATCAGAATTTTAGGTGTTGATGCTTTTGGATCAGTATTAAAAAAATACCACGAAACGAAAGAATTCGACAACAAAGAGATTTATCCGTACCGCATAGAAGGTTTAGGTAAAAATTTAATTCCTTCGGCTACAGATTTTGATATCATCGATAAGTTCATGAAAGTGACGGATGAAGAAAGTGCTCACTCTGCAAGAGAGATTACCAGAAAGGAAGGGCTATTTGTTGGATATACTTCAGGAGCTGTAATGCAGGCCATTAAGCAGTATGCTGAAGAAGGAGAATTTACAAAAGACAGTAATATTATTGCGATTTTCCCGGATCACGGTTCTCGTTATATGAGCAAAGTATTCAGCGATGACTGGATGAACGAACAAGGCTTTTTTGACAGTGTTAATGAAGAAGAAGTTCAAAAAATTGAATTTGTGAAGTAG